DNA from Thermomicrobium roseum DSM 5159:
GCGAGCCAGAGCAGCCTCCCAACCGGTCGCCTTACCGTCCGTGATCACGATAACGCCAGCTTCGCTCGCCAGTTCCCGTCCACCCTCGGTCAGCCGGACACCTGCCACGCCGGGCAAGACGAGGGGGTGGAGCTGGCGCAGCGCAGTCGCACGACGAACCGCCCGCTCCACATCGAAGCGATCGACCGTCGCGGACACTTCGATGACGACCCATACCTCAGGCTGCTCGGCTGTGGACAGCCGACCTGAGACGACGAGGTCGGCTTCGAACAGATCGTCCCCCTCCGGGCCGGGAAGCCGCTCGGTGATGAGTTCAGCCAACTGCCCGATCGCCATCGCGCGGACACGTCGCAGTCGGCGACCGAAAATCGCTGGCGCGCGCTCGCGATAGTACTGCTCCAGAGCCTTGCCAGTCAGGTCATCGAGACGGTTGCGTACCCTGACCAGTTCGTCCTCGACCGATCCGACACGCTCTTCGAGCGATCCGACGCGCTCTTCGACCGAGCCGAGACGCTCTTCGACCGAACCGAGACGATCTTCCACCCGCTCCATCCGCTTTGTCAGCGCCTCGATCTGCGCCTCGACCCGCTCCATCCGCTGCGTCAAGGCCTCGATCTGGCCTTCGACGCGCTCCATCCGCTGTGTCAAGGCCTCGATCTGGGCTTCCACCCGCTCCATGCGGGCAGTCAACGCCTCGATCTGCGCCTCGACCCGCTCCATCCGCTTTGTCAGCGCCTCGATCTGGGCCTCGACGCGATCGGCCAATCGATCGATCGAACGCGCCACGTCATCGATGCGCTGGCCGAGTCGCTCGATCTGCGCGTCGATCCGGGCCTCGCGCTCGCGCGCTGCTTGCCGATCTCGTTCCATCGCCTCGATCAATCGATCGACCGCTTGCTCGATGCGCCGGACGCCCGCTGGAAGTTGCAAAAACTCTTCGCCGAGCAAGACCTCCAGGAGGAGGCGCCGGAACTCGGCATCTTCGCGAATCCGCCGGATCAGCTCCTCCGGCAGGCGATCGGCTGCCACGCTCGCATGCTCCTTCCGTCGCTGCTTGTCTGCGAGGACGAATAGCCCGGCGCAAGCGACTCGCATTCCGGATCGAGCATAGTCCGGCGAGGGAGCGAAAACAAGGCATGCCTCGGTGGACGAGGCACACTCGTCGAGAACCTGTCAGCGATCGAGAGGGACACGCTCAGGCCGTTGCCGGAGCACACAGGAGCTCGCGAAGTTCGGCCTCGCGCTGCTGCTTGGTCACGATGATCAACTCGTCTCCCGGCTCTATGACCGTCTGGCCGGTCGGAATGATCAGCTCCCCCCGGCGGATGATCGCCGTGATGATCGCCTCGGGCGGCAAGGGGAGCTGCCAGATCGGCTGGTTGACGACCGGCGATTCGGCGGCGACTTTGGCTTCCACGATAGCCAGATCGGCGTGCCGGAGAGCCAAGAGGTGGACGAAGGGTCGCTCGGGGATCTGTTGCTCGATCAGACTCAAGATGACGTTCGTTTGACTCACGGTGACGTCGATCCCGAGCCGGCGGAAGAGCTCCTCGTTCTTCGGGTTGTTCACGCGAGCGATCGTTCGCCGAACACCGAACCGCTCGCGCGCCACCTGGCAAATCACCAGATTGTCCTCGTCGTCACCAGTGACCGCGATCACCACATCGGCACGCCCCGCACCAGCTGCCGCCAGTGTCGCGACCTCGGCCCCGTCTCCCTGCATGACGATCGCACCGAAACGGTCGCGATAGATTTGCACTTTGACCGGGTTCTTCTCGACGAGGAAGACCTCGTATCCCTCGTTGACGAGCGTTTTCGTGAGATAGTACCCGACCTTTCCACCACCAACGACGATGATGTACATCGCGGACGCTCCCCACCCAGCTTTCGAAGGATGCTCAGCTGGTCTTGGTCACGAGTTCATCGCGCACAGCTTGCTCGATCATCTCCGAGACGGTCCGGGTCGGGCAAATGACGGTCAAGCCGAGTTCGCGATAGATTTCGGCACGATCGGGATCGTAGATGCGCAAGATCACTTTCGGAACGCGGTAGATGACTTGCGCGATCTGAGCAGCCATGATGTTCGTGTTGTCGTTCTCGGTCACAGCGATGAACACGTCAGCCTGCTGGATTCCCGCATTCCGGAGCACATCCTCGTCGATGCCGGTCCCGAGAACGAGCTGGCCGCGGAAGCCAGGTGGCAGTCGCCGAAAGGCCGTCTGTCGCTGGTCGACGACCGAGACCTGATGCCCTTCCTCAGCGAAATCGCTCGCCAGTTTCGCCCCGACGCGGCCACAACCGACGATGACGATCTTCACGATGCTGCCTCACCCCGCTCAGCGACCCGTACGACGACGACGTCGCACGGAGCATTGTCAAGGATATACGGAAGCGTCTCTCCCTGCGTCAGGACACCCAAGGTCCAACGGCTCCTCGTCGCCATGATGATGGCATCGGCCGCGCGTTCGATCGCCTCGTCGACGATCGCCGCACCAGCCACGCGTGCCTGCAGAAGCTCGGTCAGTACCCGTTTCCACTTCCCGCGCGCGACACGCTGTGCGTACTGCGCTGCTCGCTCCAGGATCGCTGACCCCCGCTCGATCTGCTCGGGCAACTCGACATCCAAGGCATACCGTTGTGGGACCTCGACCACATACACGAGGATGAGCGTCGTCTCGCTGCCAGTACAGACTGCTGCCGCCAGGTCGATCGCCCGCTCGTCGTCTGGTGAACCACTCACCGGGACGACCACCCGGCGGTAGACTCGTGCCACGTTTCCCCTCCAGTCTCATCGCGACGCGCGGTCAAAGGCCCAGCGCGAGACGTTCGATCAAGAGCTGGGGGAGTCTCGCCGCCGCCATCTCGGCCTGCACCGCTTCGATATTGTACGGCACGCGCCGAAAAGTGAGACGCTGCGCCTCTGGCTCCCAAAGCAGAAAGGCAGCCCGAGGATCCCCATCCCTCGGCTGCCCCACTGATCCCGGGTTCACCAGCAGACGCCCCTCACGCGTGTCGATGACCATCCCATCCGACGGCTGCAGTGGTCGCTCACCCCGCTGCGCTGCTTCCTCGCTCAACAGAAACGGCACGTGCGTGTGTCCGAAGAAGCACAAGCGCGTTTCGAGCAGCCGGAAATTCGCCCGTGCTTGCTCCGTCGTGAACACGTACTCCCATATCGGTGCCCGCAGGCTCCCGTGCACCAGCGTCACTTCGTCGAGAACCAGCTTCTCAGGCAAGTTCTCCAAAAAGGCACGGTGCTCGGTTCCCAGCTGCAGCATCGTCCAGCGCAAGGCGTAGCGAGCGGCCGGGTTGAAGCCCTCCAGCGGTAAGCGTCCTGAGCAAGCGGCATCGTGGTTCCCCAGCACGGTCGCCGGGCCGGCGACTTCCCGGATGCGTTCGACGCACTCGCGCGGCCGCGGGCCGTACCCAACGACATCCCCCAAACACCAGACACGATCCACCGGGCCAGCCGCTGCGAGGACCGCTTCCAACGCTTCCAGGTTGCCGTGGATGTCCGAGACGACGAGAACGCGCATCGCTCCTCTCCTTTCGAGGGTACTCCAAGCACGCCAGTACGGCGAGACGAGCGCGCTCGCACCGGTCGGTCACACGCTTTTTCGGCGCCGAGCCACCGCTCGACGAGTGTAGCGAGGGCGCTACTTTTCCATCACACGCTCGCCGGTACTTCCAGCGAAGGCGGGACACCTGCCGAGGGCAACCCCGGTTTCTGACAATGCCCGCGAGGCGATGATGCTCGTCCTCGAGTGGTACCATGGAAACTGCCGGTACCGCCGGGGAAGGAGGGAAACGATGGTCCAAGCAGGAAACGACTGGAAGCTCTGGAGCGTGCTCGCCGGCGGGACTGCAGTGACGATCGTCGCAGCGCTCGTCGCACGCCGGCGACGCCGCCGCACCTTGCGCGAGCGACTCGCTCAGGAAATCGACCTGGAATCGACGCTGACTTCGCTCCGCGAGGCCGTGCAGGAGGTGCGCGAGCGCCTGCCAGTCCACGACGGCAAGGTCGCACGCTCCATCTGGCGCAAGCGCGTCAAGCCGCTCGTTCAGCAGACTGCCCGCACCCTGCCGGAACACGCCCGCAGCGCGACTGCGGTCCTGGAAGCCGAACGGGCAGCGGTGGAAAAACTGCAGCGCCAAATCTTGCCCGCCACCGAGCAAGCTGCGCGTCAGGCAGCACTGACGGCCGAGCGAGCGCTCCAGCGTGCTGCTGAAAGCGCTCGCACTGTCCCCAAGCGTCTCCCGCTGCCCTCCGCTCGCTCTCGCCGGTCAGGACTGCTCGCCCGACTCGCTGCCGGTGCGCGTGACACTGCTGCCCTCGGCTTTTGGATGGGCGCGGCAGCTGCTCTGGTCTACTTTGGTCTGCTTCGACCGGAGCAGCGCGAGCGACTCCAGCAGGGCGCGAGCTCGTTCGTTACCCAGCTCCGTGAGCTGTGGGCCGATTTCTCCTTCAGCGAGGAGCCACTCCCCGAGTTCACGGAGTGAGCAGCCGGGAGTTCGCCCTTCTGGAAACGTGGAGCGAGCCGGCGATCGCGGTGAGCGCCGGCCCGCTCCACGGGGTACTCGTTCGATGTTCCCACTCAGATAGTCGGCACCTGCCACGTGGGTCGTAGTGCGACGGCACGTTCCCGGTACACTTCTCTCGGGAGGCGAGGTATGCACGATGAGAGCGACACGCGCCATGAACTCGAGCGGTTCCACCGTCGCGTGGCCCGCGGAGCGAAGCTCGAACGGGCCTCGAGCACCGAACTCGCCCCGGAAGTGCTGGCCCGCTTTCTCAACGCGTTGGCCGATCCGACCCGCCTGCGCATCGTCGAACTCCTCGCTCGCGAAGGAGAACTCCACGTCAGCGCGCTCGTCGAGCGACTCCAGCAGCCCCAAGGACGCGTTTCGACGCATCTCGCTTGCCTGCGGACCTGTGGACTCGTGCAGGTCCGCCAGGATGGGAAATATCGCTTTTACACCATCGCGGATCACCGCATCCCTGCCTTGCTCGCGCTGGCCCGCGACTTGGCTCTTCCCTACGCTGCAGCGATCGCGACGTGCCGAGTCGCCGCACGCCGCTGTTCCTCGGAGGATTGACGGATGCGTCAACTCGTTCGTGCGCTGCTCACTCCGTGCCGCCTCGGATGGCTCACCGTCGCACTGGCGATCGCCGCCTACGGCTTCTCGACTGCACAATGGGCACTCCTCATCGTAGCCCTCGCCCCGCTGCTCGGCACCCTGGCTGCACTTGTGATCGCACGGCGCAGCCTGACCTGCACGCTTCCCGAGGAGGTCCGGTCGCGTGAGTGAGTTCCAAACGGTCGTCGCGGCCTGGCTCGCGACGGTCGCGGGATGGCTTCCCTTCGGCTATGCCTTCGGTGCCGGCATGCTGGCAGCGGTCAATCCCTGTGGCTTCGCGATGCTCCCGGCGTATCTCGCCTTGTATCTCGGTCTCGACGACGACCGGTCAGCGAGCGCTCCCGCGCGACTGGGCCGCGCACTGCTCGTCGGTAGTGCTGTCTCGTTCGGCTTCTCAACTTTGTTTGTCCTGGTCGGTCTCGTTGTCTCGCTCGGTGGCAGCTTCCTCTTCCCGGTCATGCCCTGGGTCGGCATGAGTATCGGCATTGTCCTCATCCTGATGGGGATCGCGATGTTCTCCGGGCGGGTCATCGCACCGACCCAGTTCGAGCGACTCGCCGACCGCTTGATGCGCCGCGGGGAACGATCGGTCCGAGCCTTCTATCTCTTCGGTCTCGCCTACGGCCTGGCCTCGCTGAGTTGCACCTTTCCTGTCTTCATGATCGCTGCTGGAAGTGCCCTCTTGAGCGGTGATCTGTCGCGGGGAACCCTGCAGCTAGCCACGTACAGTCTGGGGATGGCGAGCGTCATCGTCGCCCTGACCGTTGCGCTGGCTTTCCTGCGCCTCGGGCTCGTGCGGGTGCTCCGACGGGCTATCCCCTATGTGCAGAGCGCAGCAGCCGCCTTGCTGGTCTTCGCGGGCATGACGATCCTCCTCTACTGGTCGTCATATCGCTGAGCACCTGGATCGAGCATGGAGAAGCCTGAGCATGAGTTGCAGCGTGAGCAGCCAGCAGGTGAGCAGACTTCCTGGCACCATCGCGCTGATCGGTTCCGGGGAGACAGCGCATGCTGGCCGGCAGGCCTTTGCCGCGTTGTTCGCTCAGCTGCAGCCACCGGTCCGGGTCGCGATCGTGGAGACCCCGGCCGGTTTCCAACCGAACGCAGCGCTCGTCGCGCGCCGGCTCGCTCGATTCCTGTATGAGCATCTTCCGGAATTTGCGCCTGAGGTCCGCTTCGTCCCGGCTCGCCAGCGGGGGAGCATCTACGATCCCGATTCCCCGCTCGTCGCTGAGCCGCTCGAGTGGGCCGACTGTGCCGTTGCCGGGCCGGGGAGTCCGACCTACATGGTGCGCCACCTCGCCGGAACGTTGACCTGGCGCCTGCTCGTCGAACGCTGGTCGAGTGGGCTCCGCCTCGCCTTCGCCAGCGCCGCTGCGCTCGCGATCAGCCGCTTCACCCTGCCGGTGTACGAGATCTTCAAGGCTGGAGCTGACCTGCATTGGGTTCAGGGGCTCGATCTGCTCGGCCCGCTCGGTTATTCGCTGGCCATCGTCCCTCATTGGAACAACCGCGAAGGTGGGGACGAACTCGACACGAGCCGCTGCTTCATGGGGCAAGAACGGTTCGCGGCTCTCCGTCGCCTCCTGCCGTCCGGAACCGTGATTCTCGGCATCGACGAGCACACCGTGTGCGTGCTCGATTTCGCGGATCGCTCCGGTCGGGTTCTCGGTAGCGGCGCGGTGACGCTGCTGACTACCGAGCGCGAGTTCGTCTTCGATCGTGGCGAGCGATTCCCACTCGACCTTCTCGCCTCACCGACTGTTCGCTGACGCGCCGTCGGCATCTCGATCGCTCACCATCCGCCGCCCTGGCCACGTTTCTGGAGCCGCCAGCCAGAACAGCCCGCCCAGTCCGACGATCAGGACAGCTGTCGCCACGAGTGTCGCGCGAATGCCGATCGTTTCCGCCGCGAGCCCCAGCACGGTCGGTCCTACCACGTACCCGAGTTCGGAGAGCATCCGATAGGCGCTCATCGCCGCCGCTGTCATGCCTGGCGGGGAGACATCCGCCGCGTAGGCGGCTGGTGCCCCTCCCCCGATCCCGCTGGCCAGAGCCCACGTGACGCATGCTAGGAGAAACCATGGATACGACGAGGCGAAGGCGAATCCGACGAGGCCGAGCCCGCTGAACAACGTTGCCGGCGCGATGACGACCTTGCGCCCGAACGTATCGAGCAGGACGCCAGCCGGATACGCCATGACCAGCGACACGACGCTCACTGCCGCCAGACCGAAGCCGATCTGCGAGGGGCTGAGCCCGATCTCGCGCTCCGCTCGCAGCGGGACGAGCGTGAAGAGTGCGCCCGTTCGGGCGAAGAAATTCCCGAAGGTGACGAGTCCGATGAGCACTAGCGGTCGATGCCGCAGCACGCTCACCAACTGGCGCCTGAAGACGAACTCGTTGCCCTGGGCAGGTTCACGAGCACCAGCTGGTCGCGTCTCGGGCAGGCGCCAGAGCGCCAGCACCGCGACGATCGCGCCGACGAAACCGTAGACCCAGAAGGGAGCACTCAGGCCTCCATACTGTGCCAAAAAGCCACCAGGGATCGGCCCGAAGCCGACAGCGAACAGGAAGACAGCCTGGTAGATCGCCATCGTCCGACCGCGTGTCGCTGGTTCGGTGATATCGGCCAGCACGATTTGCCCACTGGTGAGCACCATCGATGCGCCGCTTCCCGCGACGAATCGACCGACGAGAAAAATCGGATAGGAGGGGGCGAGCGCACAGAGAATATTGCCCAAAACCGTCGCCAGGCCACCGGCGAATAACGACCACCGACGCCCCGCTCGATCGGCGATCCAGCCAGCCGGAGCCGATGACGTGAAGCGGGCGAGACCATAGACCGCGATCGCCAGGCCGATCAGCGCTTCGGAGACACCGTAGGCTTGCGCATAGAGCGGAACGACCGGCACGATGCTCCCGAAACCGAGCTGGTTGATGCCGACGATCGCGGAAATCCAGACCAGTACGCGGTTGATCCGGTACCATGAACGCAGCGCGCCTGGTCCTGGCTCGAGCACCCGGGCCAGTCGCATCAGCAGTTCCTTCCGCACCTGATCGAGCAAGACAACCGACAGCAGGGGAGGTCACCATGCAGGAGACGATCCGCGTCACGCGCTGGAACACCCCACAGCCACCGACGAGCGCGGAACTCGAGGCTGCTCTGGCCGCTGAGGGATTGCGCGGTTATTACTGGTCGAACGCTCCTGGTGATCGCTATGCCCCGCACTCCCACCCCTACCACAAGGTTCTCTACGTCGTGAGTGGCTCGATCACCTTTTTCGTGGACGAGCGCGAGGCGATCGAGTTGGGGCCAGGTGACCGCCTCGATCTCCCGGCAGGAACCGTGCACAGCGCGGTCGTCGGCCCCCGTGGGGTCACGTGCTTGGAGGCTCACCGTCCGGTCTCATCCTGTTGACGAAGGGGACCGCCCCATCGTGGCCGGGATCAGCAACGCGAACGGTACCCCGGCCAACGAGGCGCCGACCGTCAGCCAGAACGCTCGCTCGATACCGATCGCCTCGGCCACGGCACCGAAGGCGAGCGCGATGATGCTTTGAGCAACGAAACTGGTCGCGAGCGTGAAGCCAGACAGCGGGCCACGGGCTTCGGGGGCAATGTCGTTCGCCAGTGCCAGCGTCACCGAGCGCGGCGGTGTTGCAAAAACCCCGATCAGAACCAGCAGCGGCAGCATGAGCCAACTCCCGTTTTCGATAGCCAGGTAGAGCGCGAGGAGCGGCGCGGTCCCGAGCGAGGAGAGGAGCAACGCGCCGCGTCGTCCCACCCAGTCGGAGAGCGATCCCCCGACCAGCCCGCCGATGATTCCACTGGCATAGAAGGCAGACAGGGCCAGTCCACCGTACCACTCGCTCCGACCACGCTGGAGAAGATATTCGACCAGAAAGAAGCTGGGGGGTGTCACTGCTGCGGTATTCGCCACAACCGATCCCAGGAGCCCGATGAACGGTCGCTGGCGCTCGCGGATGAGCCGCCACAACTGAACTTGGCCAGCGTGCCGCCGCGCGATCGCGTCGCTCGCCTCGGTCCGGAGTCGCAGGAAGAGCGTCGCTGAGGCGGCGAGGCCGACGAGCATGACGAGCGGCATCCCGTCCAAGGTGAAATGTGCGATCACTGCGGTCAGCAGGATGGGTGCGACTGTCCGCGCCAACTCACCACCGGCCATGAAGATCGCCATAGCCCGACCGAGCCGCTGTCCACCGAACTCGCCGACCAACGCCACAGCCGGCGCATGGAAGGCAGCCGAGGCAAGTCCCGAAACGAGGAGGAGCACGAGGGCGACGGCGAAGTGCGGTGCGATCCCGATGGAAGAGAGCGCGAGCGCCGCGACTGCCGGCGAGAGCACGACGAACCAGCGGCGGCTCGTCCGGTCCGCCACGTAGCCGAGAAACGGCTGCACGATCGAAGGAAGCTGCTGTGCAGGAACCATGGCGCTGGCCCAGAACAGCGAGACCCCGAGCTTCGCCTGGATCGCCGGAACCAGGACGCCGAGGAACGAAGGATAGAGGTCATGAGCGAAGTGCGCCCACGACATGAGCAACACGCCGCGCGCGTCCCAAATGGCTGGCGTGCCGACTGCTCGCGGGCGCGCAGCGGCTGCCTCCGTCCCCATCGCCTTCCTCCTCGCCAAGGATCGACCGGAGCCGCAGATCGGCTCGCGACAGCTGTCGCACCAGTATAGGCCCCTTCGCTGCCCGTGCGGCATCGCCATTCCACAGTGCCGAACGACGCCCGCTCACTACCAGCTGCTCACCCAGTCGGACACGCCCGGCCAGGAGGCGAACCAGGGCACGCGCCAGGCAGAGTTCGCGCGTGCGCGGCGGACGAGCTCCCGTTTCTCCGGCGCGACATCGTCGGGCATACCGGGGATCGCGACGTTGGCCGACGAAACCTGCTGACCGCGGGGGCAGGGGGTACCCCAGGGTGCTGCTGCCAGCCTCGCGCTGCCGTCGCGCGAGCGAGCAGGTCCGAGACCGAGGGCTCGGCCAGGTCTTGACACTGGCCACTCAGCGCATTACCTTGGAGATGAAAACACCCGTCGAGCAAACGAGCGAATGGGCGACCGGTATGGCGACAGTACTCGTGGTTCCGAAGCTCGGCCTGACCATGACCGAAGGGCGGATCGGTCGGTGGCTCAAGCGTCCCGGTGAGACCGTCAGTGCTGGCGAGCCAGTTCTCGAGGTCGAAACCGAGAAGTTGACCGTGGAAGTGGAAGCTCCCGCCTCGGGCATTCTGGCCCATGTGCTGGCCGAGGAAGGTGCAGTGCTCCCGGTCGCTGCGCCGATCGCCGTCATCGCCGAGCCCGGCGAGACGGTCGATCTCAGCACGATCGTCCCAGGATCCCCCACTGCGACGCTCACGAGTACAGCCCCGATAGCGAGTGGAGCCAGTAGCCTCCCGACGCCAAGCGAGCGACCGGTGACCGAGGGTGGGGAGGTCCGCGCCACGCCAGCAGCCCGCAAGCTGGCCCGCGAGCATGGGATCGATCTGCGGCACATCCGAGGAACCGGTCCCGGTGGGCGGATCACGGCTGAGGACATCGAGCGGTATTTGGCGACGCGCACTGCTCCAGGCTGGCCGCGCGGCGAAACCGTGCGCTTCTGGAGCGACGGGTACGCGCTGGCCGGAGAACTCTTCCTACCTACTCATCTTCCCCTGCCACGACCAGGAATCGTGCTCTGCACCGGCATCCATGGCATCAAGGAACTGGGAATACCGCTCTTGGCGCAGGCGTTGGCCGATGCTGGCTTCGCCGTCCTCACGTTCGATTACCGCGGCTTCGGAGCGAGCGAAGGACCACGTGGGCGCCTCATCCCGTCCGAGCGAATCCGGGATGCGCGCGCTGCACTCACCTTCCTCGAAACGCACCCAGCGGTCGATCCGCAGCGACTGGCCATCGGCGGTCTGAGCATGGGTGGTGCGCACGCTCTTTCGGTCGCAGCACGCGACGAGCGCGTGCGCGCGTGCGTGGCGCTCGCGCCGGTGACCGATGGACGCCGCTGGCTGCGGAGCCTCCGCGCTGAATGGCAGTGGCGGCTCTTCTTGGAAGAGATCGCTCTCGACCGCCGCGCTCGCGTGCAGAGCAGAATGTCCCGGCATGTGCCGCTCTCCACGATCATGCCGCCCGATCCGGAGACCGAGATGACCATGCGCGAGATGGCCAAACGGTTTCCTGACCTCGTCGTCGAGCCCGAGGTGACGCTCGAATCGGCTGAGGCGCTCCTGGAGTACCAGCCCGAACGGGAGATCGATCGGATCGCACCGCGCCCGCTCCTCCTCGTCCACGGACGGCAGGACGTGCTCGTCGCGCCGGACGAATCGCTCGTCGCTTTCCAGCGCGCGGGAGAACCCAAGCGACTCGTGTTGCTCGAGGGGATGGGGCACTTCAATTGGCTCAATTCCCAGCACCCGGTCTTCGGGCGCGTGCTCGGCGAGCTCACGAACTGGCTCGAGGTATGGCTGGTGAACAGAGCGGACTGAGAGGGAGGTGCATCGTGGAGATCCCGCGCGACAAACTGCTGTGGATCTACGAGCGGATGGCACTCATCCGCGCCTTCGAGGACCGTGTCGCCCAGCTTTTCGCCGCTGGCCGGATCCCCGGCTTCGTGCATCTCTATGCTGGCGAGGAAGCGATCGCCGTCGGCGTCTGCGCACACCTGACTGACCGCGA
Protein-coding regions in this window:
- a CDS encoding potassium channel family protein → MYIIVVGGGKVGYYLTKTLVNEGYEVFLVEKNPVKVQIYRDRFGAIVMQGDGAEVATLAAAGAGRADVVIAVTGDDEDNLVICQVARERFGVRRTIARVNNPKNEELFRRLGIDVTVSQTNVILSLIEQQIPERPFVHLLALRHADLAIVEAKVAAESPVVNQPIWQLPLPPEAIITAIIRRGELIIPTGQTVIEPGDELIIVTKQQREAELRELLCAPATA
- a CDS encoding ArsR/SmtB family transcription factor, whose translation is MHDESDTRHELERFHRRVARGAKLERASSTELAPEVLARFLNALADPTRLRIVELLAREGELHVSALVERLQQPQGRVSTHLACLRTCGLVQVRQDGKYRFYTIADHRIPALLALARDLALPYAAAIATCRVAARRCSSED
- a CDS encoding universal stress protein, encoding MARVYRRVVVPVSGSPDDERAIDLAAAVCTGSETTLILVYVVEVPQRYALDVELPEQIERGSAILERAAQYAQRVARGKWKRVLTELLQARVAGAAIVDEAIERAADAIIMATRSRWTLGVLTQGETLPYILDNAPCDVVVVRVAERGEAAS
- a CDS encoding potassium channel family protein, producing the protein MKIVIVGCGRVGAKLASDFAEEGHQVSVVDQRQTAFRRLPPGFRGQLVLGTGIDEDVLRNAGIQQADVFIAVTENDNTNIMAAQIAQVIYRVPKVILRIYDPDRAEIYRELGLTVICPTRTVSEMIEQAVRDELVTKTS
- a CDS encoding AAA family ATPase: MAADRLPEELIRRIREDAEFRRLLLEVLLGEEFLQLPAGVRRIEQAVDRLIEAMERDRQAAREREARIDAQIERLGQRIDDVARSIDRLADRVEAQIEALTKRMERVEAQIEALTARMERVEAQIEALTQRMERVEGQIEALTQRMERVEAQIEALTKRMERVEDRLGSVEERLGSVEERVGSLEERVGSVEDELVRVRNRLDDLTGKALEQYYRERAPAIFGRRLRRVRAMAIGQLAELITERLPGPEGDDLFEADLVVSGRLSTAEQPEVWVVIEVSATVDRFDVERAVRRATALRQLHPLVLPGVAGVRLTEGGRELASEAGVIVITDGKATGWEAALARWLPSDETMDDALG
- a CDS encoding cytochrome c biogenesis CcdA family protein — translated: MSEFQTVVAAWLATVAGWLPFGYAFGAGMLAAVNPCGFAMLPAYLALYLGLDDDRSASAPARLGRALLVGSAVSFGFSTLFVLVGLVVSLGGSFLFPVMPWVGMSIGIVLILMGIAMFSGRVIAPTQFERLADRLMRRGERSVRAFYLFGLAYGLASLSCTFPVFMIAAGSALLSGDLSRGTLQLATYSLGMASVIVALTVALAFLRLGLVRVLRRAIPYVQSAAAALLVFAGMTILLYWSSYR
- a CDS encoding alpha/beta fold hydrolase; its protein translation is MLLPASRCRRASEQVRDRGLGQVLTLATQRITLEMKTPVEQTSEWATGMATVLVVPKLGLTMTEGRIGRWLKRPGETVSAGEPVLEVETEKLTVEVEAPASGILAHVLAEEGAVLPVAAPIAVIAEPGETVDLSTIVPGSPTATLTSTAPIASGASSLPTPSERPVTEGGEVRATPAARKLAREHGIDLRHIRGTGPGGRITAEDIERYLATRTAPGWPRGETVRFWSDGYALAGELFLPTHLPLPRPGIVLCTGIHGIKELGIPLLAQALADAGFAVLTFDYRGFGASEGPRGRLIPSERIRDARAALTFLETHPAVDPQRLAIGGLSMGGAHALSVAARDERVRACVALAPVTDGRRWLRSLRAEWQWRLFLEEIALDRRARVQSRMSRHVPLSTIMPPDPETEMTMREMAKRFPDLVVEPEVTLESAEALLEYQPEREIDRIAPRPLLLVHGRQDVLVAPDESLVAFQRAGEPKRLVLLEGMGHFNWLNSQHPVFGRVLGELTNWLEVWLVNRAD
- a CDS encoding MFS transporter gives rise to the protein MGTEAAAARPRAVGTPAIWDARGVLLMSWAHFAHDLYPSFLGVLVPAIQAKLGVSLFWASAMVPAQQLPSIVQPFLGYVADRTSRRWFVVLSPAVAALALSSIGIAPHFAVALVLLLVSGLASAAFHAPAVALVGEFGGQRLGRAMAIFMAGGELARTVAPILLTAVIAHFTLDGMPLVMLVGLAASATLFLRLRTEASDAIARRHAGQVQLWRLIRERQRPFIGLLGSVVANTAAVTPPSFFLVEYLLQRGRSEWYGGLALSAFYASGIIGGLVGGSLSDWVGRRGALLLSSLGTAPLLALYLAIENGSWLMLPLLVLIGVFATPPRSVTLALANDIAPEARGPLSGFTLATSFVAQSIIALAFGAVAEAIGIERAFWLTVGASLAGVPFALLIPATMGRSPSSTG
- a CDS encoding metallophosphoesterase family protein, with amino-acid sequence MRVLVVSDIHGNLEALEAVLAAAGPVDRVWCLGDVVGYGPRPRECVERIREVAGPATVLGNHDAACSGRLPLEGFNPAARYALRWTMLQLGTEHRAFLENLPEKLVLDEVTLVHGSLRAPIWEYVFTTEQARANFRLLETRLCFFGHTHVPFLLSEEAAQRGERPLQPSDGMVIDTREGRLLVNPGSVGQPRDGDPRAAFLLWEPEAQRLTFRRVPYNIEAVQAEMAAARLPQLLIERLALGL
- a CDS encoding cysteinyl-tRNA synthetase; the encoded protein is MSRLPGTIALIGSGETAHAGRQAFAALFAQLQPPVRVAIVETPAGFQPNAALVARRLARFLYEHLPEFAPEVRFVPARQRGSIYDPDSPLVAEPLEWADCAVAGPGSPTYMVRHLAGTLTWRLLVERWSSGLRLAFASAAALAISRFTLPVYEIFKAGADLHWVQGLDLLGPLGYSLAIVPHWNNREGGDELDTSRCFMGQERFAALRRLLPSGTVILGIDEHTVCVLDFADRSGRVLGSGAVTLLTTEREFVFDRGERFPLDLLASPTVR
- a CDS encoding MFS transporter; translation: MRLARVLEPGPGALRSWYRINRVLVWISAIVGINQLGFGSIVPVVPLYAQAYGVSEALIGLAIAVYGLARFTSSAPAGWIADRAGRRWSLFAGGLATVLGNILCALAPSYPIFLVGRFVAGSGASMVLTSGQIVLADITEPATRGRTMAIYQAVFLFAVGFGPIPGGFLAQYGGLSAPFWVYGFVGAIVAVLALWRLPETRPAGAREPAQGNEFVFRRQLVSVLRHRPLVLIGLVTFGNFFARTGALFTLVPLRAEREIGLSPSQIGFGLAAVSVVSLVMAYPAGVLLDTFGRKVVIAPATLFSGLGLVGFAFASSYPWFLLACVTWALASGIGGGAPAAYAADVSPPGMTAAAMSAYRMLSELGYVVGPTVLGLAAETIGIRATLVATAVLIVGLGGLFWLAAPETWPGRRMVSDRDADGASANSR
- a CDS encoding cupin domain-containing protein → MQETIRVTRWNTPQPPTSAELEAALAAEGLRGYYWSNAPGDRYAPHSHPYHKVLYVVSGSITFFVDEREAIELGPGDRLDLPAGTVHSAVVGPRGVTCLEAHRPVSSC